One genomic region from Metallosphaera tengchongensis encodes:
- a CDS encoding 50S ribosomal protein L18 has product MGNGPSYKVKFRRRREGKTNYYRRYTYVINRATRVVVRLTNKYVIVQFVKFDPKGDVTVAVAHSRELRKFGWKGDENNSAACYLTGLLAGLRASKSGIKESSADIGLYTPTKGARIFYALKGAIDAGVKIPMGDVGVIKDRIEGVHIAEYAKRLEAEDPEKYKRVFSRYLANGLDPKDIPSHFKEVLNAIKSGEK; this is encoded by the coding sequence ATGGGAAATGGTCCAAGTTATAAGGTCAAGTTCAGAAGGAGAAGGGAAGGCAAAACAAACTACTACAGAAGGTATACTTATGTCATAAATAGGGCCACGAGAGTTGTAGTGAGGTTAACGAATAAGTATGTCATAGTCCAATTCGTAAAATTTGACCCTAAGGGAGACGTAACAGTAGCAGTAGCTCACTCGAGAGAACTAAGGAAGTTTGGATGGAAGGGAGATGAAAATAATTCTGCAGCATGTTATCTAACCGGTCTACTTGCAGGTCTGAGGGCCTCGAAGTCTGGGATAAAGGAGTCCAGTGCTGATATAGGACTATATACACCTACTAAGGGGGCGAGGATATTTTATGCGTTGAAGGGAGCTATAGATGCTGGCGTAAAGATCCCTATGGGAGACGTTGGCGTTATTAAGGACAGGATAGAAGGGGTTCATATTGCTGAGTACGCAAAGCGACTTGAAGCAGAAGACCCTGAGAAGTATAAGAGAGTCTTCTCTAGATACCTTGCTAACGGATTGGATCCCAAGGACATTCCTTCACATTTTAAGGAAGTTCTTAACGCAATAAAATCAGGTGAGAAATGA
- a CDS encoding 30S ribosomal protein S5, whose translation MAEEVPISNVEEWKPRTKVGQLVKEGKITSIVELYARNLNIAEPEIIDALLPNMKYEVLDIGMVQKQTDAGELSRYKVLVIMGNYDGYVSIGVGKSKQLRVAIQKAIRDAKMHVIPVRRGCGSWECTCGESHSLPFLVSGKAGSSEVVLRPAPKGTGLVAGGVLKTLLTYAGIKDVWSFTRGETRTTDNFIMAGYKALYNSYKFITPIDWARRK comes from the coding sequence ATGGCAGAGGAAGTTCCCATATCTAATGTAGAAGAGTGGAAACCTAGAACAAAGGTAGGCCAGCTTGTAAAGGAGGGCAAGATTACTTCAATAGTAGAACTTTATGCAAGAAACCTGAACATCGCGGAACCAGAAATTATAGATGCGTTGTTGCCGAACATGAAATATGAAGTATTAGACATAGGAATGGTGCAAAAGCAGACTGATGCGGGTGAACTATCTAGATATAAAGTTTTAGTTATCATGGGGAATTACGATGGTTATGTGAGTATTGGTGTAGGCAAGTCAAAGCAATTAAGGGTAGCTATACAGAAGGCTATAAGAGATGCAAAGATGCATGTGATACCAGTAAGAAGGGGATGCGGGAGTTGGGAATGCACTTGCGGCGAGTCCCATAGCCTTCCATTCCTGGTTTCAGGGAAAGCTGGTAGCTCTGAGGTTGTTTTAAGACCTGCTCCAAAGGGGACCGGACTAGTAGCTGGTGGAGTATTAAAGACATTACTTACTTATGCAGGAATAAAGGACGTATGGTCATTCACTAGAGGAGAAACCAGGACTACTGATAACTTCATTATGGCTGGGTATAAAGCTCTCTACAACTCATATAAATTCATTACCCCAATAGATTGGGCAAGAAGGAAGTGA
- a CDS encoding 50S ribosomal protein L30, protein MSSLLVIRIRGSASAPWNIQEVLKMLRLENQYNAIVFPKDESIIGSLRKVQSYVTWGELNMDGAKALLYRMETYRGKLDEKILRESLNISLEEFTKNMVEGKIKLSDIDVLKLPIRLHPPRKGFKGKINAFLGSGGELGYRGEAINELVRRMV, encoded by the coding sequence ATGTCGTCACTTTTGGTAATAAGGATTAGAGGGAGCGCGTCTGCACCCTGGAACATTCAGGAAGTCCTGAAAATGTTAAGGCTTGAGAATCAATATAACGCCATAGTTTTTCCTAAGGACGAGAGCATTATTGGGTCTCTTCGAAAAGTACAATCATACGTCACATGGGGAGAGCTTAATATGGACGGTGCAAAGGCCCTACTGTATAGGATGGAAACATATAGGGGAAAATTAGATGAAAAAATTCTAAGGGAATCTCTCAACATATCATTAGAAGAGTTTACTAAAAACATGGTTGAGGGAAAAATTAAGTTGTCAGATATAGATGTTTTAAAGCTACCAATAAGGCTCCATCCACCTCGGAAGGGCTTTAAAGGGAAAATCAATGCGTTTTTAGGATCCGGAGGAGAATTGGGCTATAGAGGAGAGGCTATAAATGAGTTGGTCAGGAGGATGGTGTAA
- a CDS encoding uL15 family ribosomal protein, producing the protein MVVRRSKKTRKMRGHRTMGWGTKGQHRDRGAEGGRHIGMHKEKWSWVVKYGKDWYGKHGFVNPTSVRVKAITIRRLMELVESGKLPVSKTDGKLEIDLDKAGYEKLLGGGTVSTPLIIKVKKVTKKVREKVENAGGQVILTSPS; encoded by the coding sequence ATGGTAGTACGTAGGTCTAAGAAGACAAGGAAGATGAGAGGACATAGGACTATGGGCTGGGGTACAAAGGGTCAACATAGAGATAGGGGAGCAGAAGGAGGAAGACATATAGGTATGCACAAAGAAAAATGGTCTTGGGTTGTAAAGTACGGTAAGGATTGGTATGGTAAGCATGGGTTTGTAAATCCCACTTCTGTGAGAGTCAAAGCGATTACAATAAGGAGGCTTATGGAACTAGTAGAATCAGGAAAACTACCCGTTTCTAAGACAGATGGTAAACTAGAGATCGATCTTGATAAGGCTGGTTATGAGAAACTACTTGGGGGAGGAACTGTATCGACTCCACTGATTATAAAGGTGAAAAAAGTTACTAAGAAAGTAAGGGAAAAAGTGGAAAACGCCGGTGGACAAGTTATTTTAACCAGTCCAAGCTAA
- the secY gene encoding preprotein translocase subunit SecY, whose product MSFTDVLSKLGQILPAVKKPEQKPNLNQKLLWSIVGVVVYLLMSSVPLYGIQSTSLSNFLLEQVIFASTAGTLAQLGIGPIITAGLIMQILVGSKLLNLNLNNEDDKAKFTEAQKGLAFIFILIESFLFGFALSRSSGLTNFNIPLIVAGQLIIATYFILLLDELIQKGWGLGSGVSLFILAGTMKIIFWYMFGIVNVQSQNLPVGFFPSLVTTIVDHGDLLSLIVNTTKPFQPDLVGLITTISLIFLIIYLTSINVQIPITSQKLRGIRRTIPLNFLYVSSIPVIFVSVLGADIELFSSLTSYISSSASSFLNAIQSAFIFPPPNTTIPHSVYAVVEDPIGAIIYSAVFIVLGILFGIVWVEVSGLDPATQAQNLVDAGIEIPGMRNSPKMIEAVLAKYIYPLAFFSSLIVSVIAVGATLLGVYGTGVGILLAVSIAMQYYSLLAYERSIEMYPLLKRLIGE is encoded by the coding sequence ATGTCATTTACGGACGTCCTATCTAAGTTAGGGCAGATATTACCAGCTGTAAAGAAACCAGAACAAAAGCCTAATCTAAATCAGAAATTATTGTGGTCAATTGTTGGGGTTGTAGTTTACCTTCTTATGTCTTCAGTACCTTTATACGGAATTCAAAGCACCTCATTAAGTAATTTTCTTTTGGAACAAGTTATATTTGCGTCCACTGCTGGAACTCTTGCCCAACTTGGTATAGGTCCTATAATTACAGCGGGTCTAATAATGCAGATTTTAGTAGGCTCTAAATTGTTGAACTTAAATCTAAATAATGAAGACGACAAGGCGAAGTTTACAGAGGCCCAAAAGGGTCTTGCATTTATTTTCATTCTAATAGAATCATTTCTATTCGGATTCGCACTTAGCAGATCTTCGGGGCTGACAAATTTCAACATACCTTTGATTGTAGCAGGCCAGCTAATCATCGCTACTTATTTCATCCTTTTATTAGATGAGCTAATACAGAAGGGATGGGGGCTGGGCTCTGGAGTTAGTCTATTCATCCTAGCTGGGACGATGAAGATCATATTCTGGTATATGTTTGGTATAGTAAACGTCCAGTCTCAGAATTTGCCTGTTGGGTTTTTCCCATCCCTAGTAACTACAATTGTAGATCATGGGGACTTGTTATCTTTAATAGTGAACACAACAAAACCATTTCAACCTGATTTAGTCGGTCTAATCACCACCATTTCTCTCATTTTCCTAATAATATATCTCACATCCATAAATGTTCAGATTCCAATCACCTCACAAAAGCTCAGGGGGATAAGGAGAACTATACCACTTAACTTCCTTTATGTTAGCAGCATCCCAGTAATCTTTGTGAGCGTCTTAGGTGCAGATATAGAGTTATTTTCATCATTGACATCTTATATTTCATCCTCTGCAAGCAGTTTCCTTAACGCTATTCAGTCTGCGTTTATTTTCCCACCTCCCAACACTACAATACCTCACAGCGTATATGCGGTAGTTGAAGATCCTATTGGTGCGATCATATATTCCGCTGTTTTCATTGTGTTAGGGATATTATTTGGAATAGTCTGGGTAGAAGTTTCAGGTTTGGATCCAGCCACTCAAGCTCAAAATCTAGTAGACGCTGGAATAGAGATACCTGGAATGAGAAATAGTCCAAAAATGATTGAGGCAGTGTTGGCAAAGTATATATATCCTCTGGCATTTTTCAGTTCTCTGATTGTCAGCGTTATAGCGGTTGGAGCTACGTTGTTGGGGGTGTATGGAACTGGCGTAGGTATACTCTTAGCTGTATCAATTGCCATGCAGTACTATAGCCTTTTGGCATACGAAAGATCTATAGAGATGTATCCTCTATTAAAGAGACTGATAGGTGAATAA
- a CDS encoding adenylate kinase, which produces MKLGIVTGIPGVGKTTVLNTIKEILTKNNAKFIIMNYGDYMLKTAIELKYVNNRDEIRKLPLNLQRELQLEAARNIFRDASSLGDGLSFLDTHAVVRTPGGYLPGLPKHIIEILQPQVIFLIESEPEQILKRQSNDKTRSRTDYSDPSVIKETMDFARFSAMASAVLVGASVKVVKNVEGDPAVAANQIISSL; this is translated from the coding sequence TTGAAGCTGGGGATCGTAACCGGAATCCCAGGAGTAGGAAAAACAACTGTGTTAAATACCATAAAGGAGATATTGACAAAAAATAATGCAAAATTTATCATAATGAATTACGGCGACTATATGCTGAAGACAGCAATAGAGCTGAAGTATGTTAATAATAGGGATGAGATACGAAAATTACCATTGAATTTGCAAAGAGAACTACAACTTGAAGCCGCAAGGAACATTTTTAGGGATGCGTCTTCATTAGGTGACGGACTGTCATTTTTGGACACGCATGCGGTAGTCAGAACACCTGGTGGTTATTTACCAGGTTTACCTAAGCACATAATAGAGATCTTACAGCCTCAGGTTATATTTCTTATAGAGAGTGAACCGGAGCAAATATTGAAGAGACAATCTAATGATAAGACCAGATCCAGAACAGACTACTCGGATCCTTCTGTAATAAAGGAAACTATGGACTTTGCTCGCTTCTCAGCTATGGCTTCAGCTGTGTTAGTTGGAGCATCCGTAAAAGTAGTGAAAAATGTGGAAGGCGATCCAGCAGTTGCTGCTAATCAGATAATATCTTCTCTTTGA
- the cmk gene encoding (d)CMP kinase, whose product MILVVSGPSGSGKTTIAKSLSSKYGFKFLSGGQIFRNKAQSLGIDLLSLNKQAERDFDIDRMVDREILMEARKSNVVIESHIAGWILAGESTLSIYLWAPLEERARRIASRDNITYEQALLSILSREQSHYFRFWKYYGIDIQDTSLYDLVINTSKLSPDNVLKTIAQFLDSYIQSTPWK is encoded by the coding sequence ATGATTCTTGTTGTGAGCGGTCCTTCTGGAAGCGGTAAGACAACAATAGCGAAATCCCTCTCTTCAAAGTATGGATTTAAATTTCTATCAGGCGGTCAGATTTTCAGAAATAAGGCTCAAAGCTTGGGTATAGATCTACTATCATTAAATAAACAAGCAGAACGTGACTTCGACATAGATAGAATGGTAGATAGAGAAATCTTGATGGAAGCTAGGAAATCCAATGTGGTTATCGAGTCTCATATCGCTGGGTGGATTCTGGCTGGGGAATCGACGCTAAGTATATACCTCTGGGCTCCCTTGGAGGAGAGGGCTAGGAGAATAGCTTCAAGAGACAATATTACCTATGAGCAAGCTCTTCTTTCAATCTTAAGCAGGGAGCAAAGTCACTATTTTAGGTTTTGGAAATATTACGGAATAGATATACAAGACACCTCACTTTATGATTTAGTTATTAATACCTCTAAGTTATCTCCAGATAACGTTCTAAAAACAATTGCACAGTTTCTAGACTCTTACATTCAGTCTACCCCGTGGAAGTAA
- the cedA1 gene encoding DNA import protein CedA1: protein MTGIESFVQQITTQVTEIAWSVFILAWAVGWALRGSPIPIFKIKRTGQDFIEDAIMAAFWLALGTTVFALVSYIAGQF from the coding sequence ATGACTGGCATAGAATCTTTTGTGCAACAGATTACTACTCAAGTAACTGAAATAGCGTGGAGCGTGTTCATATTAGCCTGGGCTGTGGGTTGGGCTCTAAGAGGTTCCCCTATTCCCATCTTTAAGATAAAGCGAACCGGCCAGGACTTCATTGAGGACGCAATTATGGCTGCCTTTTGGTTGGCTTTAGGTACTACTGTATTTGCTCTAGTCTCTTACATAGCAGGTCAATTCTAG
- the cedA gene encoding DNA import protein CedA produces the protein MNAFEILAISQDLSSLTYFIGALIMALPLPVYGLKRWGPRMIVDGIYASILVNLYESFLTLMENLGNMLGVNWAYYMNWIYQLLLGELEVYTTIKTIYSVAISAPYSGFNPFLATIGLLLSMISGFMSVTGTIIVISQLILNYSGLIISLGILLMSLPFRIGRSIGGSMIAFGIVFYLGLPLLPNFLSSFGVNILQQGFSQSELNSISGLATIVIPAYIEGTVLMPLAYIGILTSITLGLGSAISGSYSRLPIPVDFL, from the coding sequence ATGAACGCATTCGAAATCTTAGCTATTTCCCAAGATCTGTCTTCCTTAACGTATTTTATAGGAGCTCTAATAATGGCTTTGCCTCTACCGGTGTATGGCTTAAAGAGATGGGGACCAAGGATGATAGTGGATGGAATATATGCGTCTATTTTGGTGAACCTTTATGAGTCATTCCTCACTCTAATGGAAAATTTAGGAAACATGCTAGGAGTAAATTGGGCCTACTATATGAATTGGATCTATCAGCTTCTCCTTGGGGAACTTGAAGTGTACACTACAATAAAAACAATTTACTCTGTGGCAATATCTGCACCTTACTCTGGGTTTAATCCATTTCTAGCTACAATTGGGCTACTGTTGTCTATGATATCAGGGTTTATGAGTGTTACTGGAACCATAATAGTGATTTCCCAATTAATATTGAATTATTCCGGACTAATTATATCTCTAGGGATTCTCCTTATGTCACTCCCTTTTAGGATCGGTAGGTCTATTGGAGGTTCCATGATAGCCTTTGGGATTGTATTTTACTTAGGTTTACCCCTTCTCCCTAATTTCCTTTCTAGTTTCGGCGTAAATATATTGCAACAGGGTTTTTCTCAATCTGAGCTTAACTCTATATCGGGACTTGCAACGATAGTTATTCCGGCCTACATAGAAGGTACGGTATTGATGCCGTTGGCTTATATAGGAATCCTGACGTCAATAACTCTAGGTTTAGGCTCGGCAATATCCGGATCTTATTCCAGGTTACCTATACCTGTTGATTTCTTATGA
- a CDS encoding archease gives MKFEFFDHTADIGVRAFGRTLEEAFENAALAVFEIMTDTSKIEPKREISIEVDGYDLENLLYRWIESLIVYYDTELLIFNQFKVKINGLHLTAKVYGEKFDESRHERRTVVKAMTYHEMSIKENSEVEITFVVDI, from the coding sequence ATGAAGTTCGAGTTCTTTGATCACACGGCAGATATCGGGGTCAGAGCTTTCGGAAGAACACTAGAAGAGGCGTTTGAAAACGCTGCTTTGGCGGTATTCGAAATAATGACCGATACCAGTAAGATAGAACCCAAAAGAGAGATTAGTATTGAGGTTGACGGCTACGATCTCGAGAATCTCTTGTATAGGTGGATAGAGTCGCTAATTGTCTACTACGACACTGAGCTATTGATCTTCAATCAGTTCAAAGTAAAAATTAACGGGCTTCACCTAACTGCAAAGGTTTACGGCGAGAAGTTTGATGAAAGTAGGCACGAGAGGAGAACGGTTGTAAAGGCCATGACTTATCACGAAATGTCTATCAAAGAAAACAGTGAGGTAGAAATCACTTTCGTCGTAGATATCTAA
- the rimI gene encoding ribosomal protein S18-alanine N-acetyltransferase: MVESIEEKREFIIRNVRSDDIDAIIKVNRFTLPENYPYYFFVEHVRDWGEAFFVAVVDGEVVGYIMPRIETGFSNLRNFIPLVRKGHVVSIAVLEQYRRRGIGRQLLTSSMQKMREAYGAEEVYLEVRVSNVPAISLYEKLGYKKVRLLKHYYADGEDAYLMAAPLQ; the protein is encoded by the coding sequence ATGGTAGAGTCCATAGAGGAAAAGAGAGAGTTTATTATCAGGAACGTTAGATCTGATGACATAGATGCTATAATAAAGGTAAACAGATTTACCTTACCGGAGAACTATCCGTATTACTTCTTTGTGGAGCACGTCAGGGATTGGGGAGAAGCCTTCTTTGTTGCAGTTGTTGATGGAGAAGTAGTGGGTTACATAATGCCTAGGATAGAGACTGGTTTCAGCAATCTCAGAAATTTTATTCCTCTAGTAAGAAAAGGGCATGTAGTCTCGATAGCAGTTCTAGAACAATACAGGAGGAGAGGCATAGGAAGACAACTGCTTACATCATCTATGCAAAAAATGAGGGAAGCTTATGGAGCTGAGGAGGTGTACCTAGAAGTAAGAGTAAGTAATGTACCTGCCATATCACTTTATGAGAAGCTTGGTTATAAAAAGGTCAGACTACTTAAGCACTATTATGCCGACGGCGAGGATGCATATCTAATGGCTGCACCTTTACAGTAA
- the coaBC gene encoding bifunctional phosphopantothenoylcysteine decarboxylase/phosphopantothenate--cysteine ligase CoaBC, which produces MHPSKKIIGSYSDELSGKSILLGITGSVSLYKSIDLARTLMRRGATVKVMMSQMASKLISPDMFQWATGEEVTVELTGKLEHVTLAEDNDGMLIAPATANIIVKLAQGIADISLVATALNFMGLNKPLVLVPAMHLPMYISPPVRDAKLRLESMSIKIVEPEVVGDLAHYPDVDLIASYFTAQLLRGDDLKGVKMVVTAGPTREYMDPVRFISNPSSGTMGVAIANEAQFRGADVYLVHGVLNTKVKSFVRKSVQVESTEEMKSSVSELVEKGYKVVVLAAAPADYRFKQKKDKKIDSHTEVPKVELEKTPKISSSIRGKAFIVGFSAETVENDEELIERAKAKKERHGFDLIVANNVGRKDIGFSSEYNEVFLIGSDYVKKIEKSSKNIVARILLDTVKEELKSRNLL; this is translated from the coding sequence ATGCATCCTTCCAAGAAAATCATAGGTTCTTACAGTGACGAACTTAGCGGAAAATCAATTTTGTTGGGAATAACGGGAAGCGTTTCCTTATATAAGTCAATAGATTTGGCCAGGACGCTCATGAGAAGAGGTGCCACAGTTAAAGTTATGATGAGCCAGATGGCTTCAAAACTAATATCTCCAGACATGTTCCAATGGGCGACAGGAGAAGAGGTAACTGTTGAACTAACCGGAAAATTGGAACACGTAACGTTAGCTGAAGATAACGATGGGATGCTTATAGCTCCTGCCACTGCTAACATAATTGTAAAACTGGCTCAAGGTATTGCAGATATAAGTTTAGTAGCTACCGCGCTTAATTTTATGGGTTTAAATAAACCACTAGTATTGGTCCCGGCAATGCACCTTCCCATGTACATATCTCCTCCAGTGAGGGATGCAAAGCTTAGACTCGAAAGTATGTCTATTAAGATTGTGGAGCCGGAAGTCGTCGGAGACCTAGCTCATTATCCAGACGTAGATCTTATAGCCTCATATTTTACAGCCCAACTCCTAAGAGGAGACGATCTTAAAGGAGTGAAGATGGTAGTGACTGCGGGTCCTACGCGGGAGTACATGGATCCAGTAAGGTTTATCAGTAATCCCAGCAGTGGTACTATGGGCGTTGCGATTGCCAACGAAGCTCAATTTAGGGGGGCTGACGTGTATTTAGTTCATGGAGTCCTTAACACGAAAGTGAAAAGTTTCGTAAGGAAGAGCGTGCAAGTAGAGAGCACTGAGGAGATGAAAAGCTCAGTTTCTGAGCTCGTAGAAAAAGGATATAAAGTAGTCGTGTTGGCAGCAGCACCTGCAGATTATAGATTTAAACAAAAGAAGGATAAGAAAATAGATAGTCACACCGAAGTTCCTAAGGTCGAATTGGAGAAAACCCCAAAAATATCCTCGTCTATAAGAGGAAAGGCCTTTATTGTAGGCTTCTCTGCAGAAACAGTTGAGAATGATGAGGAATTAATAGAGAGGGCTAAAGCTAAGAAAGAGAGGCATGGTTTTGATTTGATAGTCGCTAACAATGTGGGTAGAAAAGATATAGGCTTCTCCTCGGAATATAATGAAGTTTTCCTAATCGGTAGTGACTACGTCAAGAAGATCGAAAAGAGCTCGAAGAACATTGTCGCGCGAATACTCCTGGATACAGTTAAGGAAGAGCTTAAAAGTAGAAACTTGTTATAG
- a CDS encoding ATP-binding cassette domain-containing protein, with amino-acid sequence MLTISHPYIPGKLELEKEEIVAIVGKNGSGKTTLINSILCEMKNEINVDGKDFCNERRYDELSAVFQDPSSQILAETLNDELRIISLYHQVNFELARILMGDFLFQNFFTLSDGYKKRFVISSILSSQPKYVLLDEPLSNLDRNGSKLVLEILPKGSLIAEHRTREISGLVDRVYLLKETGMREIEKEKLKDEEFLRKNGLRGFTLDNVDNGLLGEKILDFDYKDLRIEVRESEIVCLLGPNGSGKTTLLKKLSKKIYSVFQNPDLQFFQESVEKEVGNTEALRLFGLWDIRDKSPFVLSTGQKMRTLIAAAYASGSKVIGLDEPTVAMDGDGLIAFRKMLKLLKEEGRGVIIATHDEDIVNLCDTKIRLG; translated from the coding sequence TTGCTTACCATTTCTCATCCATACATTCCCGGTAAATTAGAACTAGAGAAGGAAGAGATTGTCGCCATAGTTGGTAAAAATGGGTCCGGAAAGACTACCCTTATAAATTCAATATTATGCGAGATGAAAAACGAAATTAACGTAGATGGGAAGGACTTCTGTAATGAGAGACGTTATGACGAACTCTCGGCAGTATTTCAAGATCCCAGTTCTCAGATATTGGCTGAGACATTAAACGACGAACTTAGGATTATTTCCCTTTACCATCAAGTGAACTTCGAGTTGGCAAGGATCTTAATGGGTGATTTTCTATTCCAGAACTTCTTTACCTTGTCAGACGGTTATAAGAAGAGGTTTGTTATCTCATCCATACTTTCCTCCCAGCCAAAATACGTCCTATTAGATGAACCTCTTTCCAACTTAGATAGGAACGGATCTAAACTTGTCTTAGAAATCTTACCCAAGGGCAGTTTAATAGCTGAGCACAGAACGAGGGAGATTTCGGGGTTAGTAGACAGAGTCTATCTCTTAAAAGAAACTGGTATGAGAGAGATCGAAAAAGAAAAGTTAAAGGACGAGGAGTTCTTGAGGAAGAATGGTCTTAGGGGGTTTACCCTTGACAATGTAGATAATGGCTTACTGGGAGAGAAGATATTGGATTTTGATTACAAGGATTTGAGAATAGAGGTTAGGGAGAGTGAAATTGTTTGCCTATTAGGTCCAAACGGTTCAGGGAAAACTACGCTCCTTAAGAAGCTCTCTAAAAAGATTTACTCAGTTTTTCAAAACCCAGATCTTCAGTTCTTTCAGGAAAGTGTCGAGAAAGAAGTGGGTAACACTGAGGCCCTTCGTCTATTCGGTTTATGGGATATAAGGGACAAGAGTCCATTTGTCCTAAGTACTGGTCAGAAAATGAGAACCTTAATCGCGGCAGCCTACGCCTCAGGATCCAAGGTTATTGGTTTAGACGAACCTACCGTAGCCATGGATGGAGACGGTTTAATTGCATTTAGAAAAATGTTAAAATTACTGAAAGAGGAGGGAAGGGGCGTTATTATTGCTACTCACGATGAGGATATCGTAAACTTATGTGATACCAAGATTAGATTGGGGTGA
- a CDS encoding trimeric intracellular cation channel family protein, translated as MLNLLTVFNFLGIMAFSISGSLKAFEKKLDLLGVFVLGFSTALAGGIMRDVLLGVYPPTNISNVYYPIFALLGSAITIVFYSYIRNFNNALLIADAIGLGTFTATGAEIGLDHRLNIVGVALVASITAVGGGAVRDLLSNEIPIVLRRDFYATPTIIGGLIFPPLVSLLGIGPSTLSVFILVTTLRLIALFKKWELPKVGYRH; from the coding sequence ATGCTAAACTTGCTAACGGTTTTCAATTTCTTGGGAATAATGGCCTTCTCCATATCTGGATCTCTTAAGGCCTTTGAGAAGAAGCTAGATTTGCTCGGGGTCTTCGTCCTAGGGTTTTCTACTGCTCTCGCAGGTGGTATAATGAGAGACGTTCTCCTGGGAGTTTACCCACCAACAAATATTAGCAATGTATATTACCCCATATTCGCTCTTCTAGGCTCAGCAATAACGATCGTTTTTTATAGTTATATTAGAAATTTCAATAACGCTCTGTTGATCGCAGACGCAATTGGGCTCGGGACTTTTACTGCAACAGGAGCTGAGATAGGATTAGATCACAGATTGAACATAGTAGGAGTAGCGCTAGTAGCTTCCATAACTGCAGTTGGAGGAGGAGCTGTTAGAGACCTTCTTTCCAACGAAATACCAATAGTATTAAGAAGAGACTTTTACGCAACACCTACCATAATTGGCGGTTTAATTTTTCCTCCGTTGGTTTCCTTATTGGGTATAGGTCCTTCCACTTTATCAGTGTTCATTTTAGTCACAACTCTCAGGCTAATAGCTCTGTTTAAAAAATGGGAGTTACCAAAGGTAGGATATAGACATTAA
- a CDS encoding 4Fe-4S dicluster domain-containing protein, giving the protein MGIDPNFRSRPTEGDHAGHKIYAPADPPPVPKEKALGIHGTIVGVDFDLCIADGSCINACPVNVFQWYDTPGHPASEKKADPVNEQACIFCMACVNVCPVAAIDVKPP; this is encoded by the coding sequence ATGGGGATAGATCCGAACTTCAGGTCAAGACCCACAGAGGGAGATCATGCAGGGCATAAGATTTACGCCCCTGCTGATCCACCGCCTGTTCCAAAGGAAAAGGCATTGGGAATTCACGGAACGATAGTGGGCGTCGACTTCGACTTATGTATAGCAGACGGCTCTTGTATAAATGCATGCCCGGTTAACGTGTTCCAATGGTATGACACGCCAGGTCATCCTGCCAGCGAGAAGAAGGCAGACCCGGTAAACGAGCAGGCGTGTATATTCTGTATGGCATGCGTCAACGTTTGCCCAGTTGCTGCAATAGACGTCAAACCACCATAA